In one window of Ptiloglossa arizonensis isolate GNS036 chromosome 5, iyPtiAriz1_principal, whole genome shotgun sequence DNA:
- the LOC143146580 gene encoding uncharacterized protein LOC143146580 has translation MHNIKRVAYKLLRTYSTKFPFKTSNAQEKKNLRKMKISKSNSDEFEDDLSPFEFDFMNIGKSYDTHQREIQKTKENIKRHIVRNKYFKEVQPSFLTFIEKDQIQRLHKSDPQEWTPEKLSKSFPALPDTIKKILKSKWVPKSVETAVRYDNKVAENWKNFQSGKLIVNFDLNEHLMKFKDRKINLVDRELLMKTIIPPKIVFPKPKSSMFSNIANEITSKEQSLHNQSLISYTSNINNSEEELITTDKESINISVTQTNKSPKAIYDNRTNNDTQKRLIFTEFMKMKLQRLYETSPEEGITLLKSYRKYIESINSENISFNELSDSTKQANIEEKVDTAVETLPKESTLIVNKIETLSKTITAENTICNSLETSCRSFNELSDITKQANIEEKVDTAVETLPKESTLIVKKTETLSKTITAENTTCSSLSTYVKKWNTSIDTTFKYTERIKIPKNVFKEGMTYRINDCYYDDDGEFLYRIPGVRN, from the exons atgcATAACATTAAAAGAGTAGCATATAAGTTATTAAGAACATATAGTACTAAATTTCCATTTAAAACATCAAATgctcaagaaaaaaaaaatttaagaaaaatgaaaatatccaAAAGTAATTCTGATGAATTTGAGGATGATTTGAGTCCATTTGAATTTGATTTTATGAACATAGGCAAGTCATACGATACGCATCAAAG GGAAATTCAGAAAactaaagaaaatataaagagACATATTGTTAGGAATAAATACTTCAAAGAAGTACAACCTAGTTTTCTTACATTCATTGAAAAGGATCAAATACAAAGGCTACATAAAAGTGATCCACAAGAATGGACACCAGAGAAACTAAGCAAAAGCTTCCCAGCTTTACCTgatactataaaaaaaattttgaaatcaaAATGGGTACCAAAATCAGTTGAAACGGCTGTTAGATATGATAATAAAGTTGCTGAAAATTGGAAGAATTTTCAAAGTGGTAAATTGATAGTAAATTTTGACTTGAATGAACATTTAATGAAGTttaaagatagaaaaattaatttggtTGATAGGGAATTATTGATGAAAACAATTATACCACCAAAGATAGTATTTCCAAAACCAAAATCATCAATGTTTTCAAATATTGCAAATGAAATCACAAGTAAAGAACAATCTTTGCACAATCAAAGCTTAATTTCTTACACAAGTAACATAAACAATAGTGAAGAAGAATTAATTACTACAGACAAAGAAAGTATAAATATATCTGTGACACAAACAAATAAGTCTCCAAAGGCAATATATGATAACCGTACAAATAATGACACACaaaaaagattaattttcactgaatttatgaaaatgaaattacagCGATTATATGAAACATCCCCAGAGGAAGGAATAACATTATTAAAGTCATACAGAAAATATATAGAATCCATAAATTCAGAAAATATAAGTTTCAATGAATTAAGTGATAGTACAAAACAGGCAAATATAGAGGAAAAAGTTGATACTGCAGTAGAGACTCTGCCCAAGGAAAGTACATTAATAGTTAACAAAATTGAAACTTTatccaaaacaataactgcagAAAATACAATATGTAATAGCTTAGAGACTTCATGTAGAAGTTTCAATGAATTAAGTGATATTACAAAACAGGCCAACATAGAGGAGAAAGTTGATACTGCGGTAGAGACTTTGCCCAAGGAAAGTACATTAATAGTTAAGAAAACTGAAACTTTatccaaaacaataactgcagAAAATACAACATGTAGTAGCTTATCTACTTATGTAAAAAAATGGAACACAAGTATAGATACAACGTTTAAATATACAGAACGTATAAAAATAcctaaaaatgtatttaaagaaGGTATGACATACAGAATAAATGACTGTTATTATGACGATGATGGGGAATTTTTGTATAGAATACCAGGAGTAAGAAATTAA
- the LOC143146581 gene encoding mitochondrial import inner membrane translocase subunit TIM44 isoform X1 translates to MFQNFAVCRASLISITRSAQSKRKIGSCSKNRSILCTCNVSISSQLLQTADMQGLSVRLYSNPARRPSFFSQFLENIKQEMKKNKEMKESLKKFREEAEKLEQSDALKSARQKFQAVESEATKSSEVLKEKLDSLKEKVHEVIEEASKSELGKKAGQISEEISKSAKGAAETITEKSQALGKTSAFQTISQTAEVVREELDPQGMQGKVYVPLKKLRKRKDIIETVDDKYVAPNAEAMGVELHKDSKFYQSWQNFKDKNPYVNKVLDWKIKYEESDNPVIRASRLLTDKVTDIMGGLFQKTELSETLTEICKLDPTFDRVQFLRDCEVDIIPNILEAMVRGNLEILKDWCHEAPYNLIAQPLMQAEKLGYRLDSKILDINNVDLIMGKVMEQGPVLLISFQCQQIMCVRDAKNNVVEGDPEKVMRVNYVWVLCRDPTELNPKSAWRLLDISATSTQQFV, encoded by the exons ATG TTTCAGAATTTTGCAGTGTGTAGGGCCAGTCTCATTAGTATTACACGTTCTGCACAATCAAAACGAAAAATTGGAAGTTGTTCCAAGAATCGTTCAATCTTATGTACTTGTAATGTGTCAATATCATCTCAATTACTTCAAACGGCAGATATGCAAGGTTTATCA gtTCGATTATATTCCAATCCAGCACGGAGACCTAGTTTTTTCTCccaatttcttgaaaatattaagcAAGAGatgaaaaagaataaagaaatgaAAGAGTCCTTGAAAAAATTTAGAGAGGAAGCAGAAAAGCTTGAACAATCAGATGCATTGAAATCTGCAAGACAGAAATTTCAAGCAGTTGAGTCTGAAGCCACTAAAAGTTCTGAAGTTCTTAAAGAAAAATTAGATTCTTTAAAAGAAAAg GTACATGAAGTTATTGAGGAAGCAAGTAAATCAGAATTAGGTAAGAAAGCTGGACAGATAAGTGAGGAAATATCAAAATCCGCAAAAGGGGCAGCAGAAACAATTACTGAAAAAAGTCAAGCTTTAGGTAAAACAAGTGCATTTCAAACAATATCACAAACTGCAGAAGTTGTGCGCGAAGAGTTGGATCCTCAGGGAATGCAAG GAAAGGTTTACGTTCCATTGAAAAAATTgaggaaaagaaaagatatAATAGAAACTGTAGATGATAAATATGTTGCACCCAATGCAGAGGCTATGGGTGTTGAATTACATAAAGATTCCAAATTTTACCAGTCGTGGCAAAATTTTAAG GATAAAAATCCGTATGTGAATAAAGTTTTGGATTGGAAGATAAAATACGAAGAATCCGATAATCCTGTAATTCGTGCTTCCAGACTGTTGACAGATAAAGTTACAGATATAATGGGTGGACTATTTCAAAAAACAGAACTTTCAGAGACGTTAACAGAAATTTGTAAATTGGATCCAACTTTTGACAGAGTACAGTTCTTGAGAGATTGTGAAGTAGATATTATACCAAACATTCTTGAAGCAATGGTAAGGGGGAatcttgaaatattaaaagactGGTGTCACGAAGCCCCATATAATTTAATTGCACAGCCATTGATGCAAGCAGAAAAATTAGGATATCGTTTAGACAGCAAAATTCtag ACATTAATAATGTGGATTTAATAATGGGCAAAGTAATGGAGCAAGGACCAGTTTTACTAATCAGTTTTCAGTGTCAACAGATCATGTGTGTAAGGGATGCTAAGAATAATGTTGTAGAAGGAGATCCTGAGAAAGTAATGCGCGTCAACTATGTTTGGGTATTATGTCGTGATCCTACAGAACTTAATCCAAAATCTGCATGGCGTTTACTCGATATTAGTGCTACTAGTACACAGCAATTTGTATAG
- the LOC143146581 gene encoding mitochondrial import inner membrane translocase subunit TIM44 isoform X2 — MQGLSVRLYSNPARRPSFFSQFLENIKQEMKKNKEMKESLKKFREEAEKLEQSDALKSARQKFQAVESEATKSSEVLKEKLDSLKEKVHEVIEEASKSELGKKAGQISEEISKSAKGAAETITEKSQALGKTSAFQTISQTAEVVREELDPQGMQGKVYVPLKKLRKRKDIIETVDDKYVAPNAEAMGVELHKDSKFYQSWQNFKDKNPYVNKVLDWKIKYEESDNPVIRASRLLTDKVTDIMGGLFQKTELSETLTEICKLDPTFDRVQFLRDCEVDIIPNILEAMVRGNLEILKDWCHEAPYNLIAQPLMQAEKLGYRLDSKILDINNVDLIMGKVMEQGPVLLISFQCQQIMCVRDAKNNVVEGDPEKVMRVNYVWVLCRDPTELNPKSAWRLLDISATSTQQFV, encoded by the exons ATGCAAGGTTTATCA gtTCGATTATATTCCAATCCAGCACGGAGACCTAGTTTTTTCTCccaatttcttgaaaatattaagcAAGAGatgaaaaagaataaagaaatgaAAGAGTCCTTGAAAAAATTTAGAGAGGAAGCAGAAAAGCTTGAACAATCAGATGCATTGAAATCTGCAAGACAGAAATTTCAAGCAGTTGAGTCTGAAGCCACTAAAAGTTCTGAAGTTCTTAAAGAAAAATTAGATTCTTTAAAAGAAAAg GTACATGAAGTTATTGAGGAAGCAAGTAAATCAGAATTAGGTAAGAAAGCTGGACAGATAAGTGAGGAAATATCAAAATCCGCAAAAGGGGCAGCAGAAACAATTACTGAAAAAAGTCAAGCTTTAGGTAAAACAAGTGCATTTCAAACAATATCACAAACTGCAGAAGTTGTGCGCGAAGAGTTGGATCCTCAGGGAATGCAAG GAAAGGTTTACGTTCCATTGAAAAAATTgaggaaaagaaaagatatAATAGAAACTGTAGATGATAAATATGTTGCACCCAATGCAGAGGCTATGGGTGTTGAATTACATAAAGATTCCAAATTTTACCAGTCGTGGCAAAATTTTAAG GATAAAAATCCGTATGTGAATAAAGTTTTGGATTGGAAGATAAAATACGAAGAATCCGATAATCCTGTAATTCGTGCTTCCAGACTGTTGACAGATAAAGTTACAGATATAATGGGTGGACTATTTCAAAAAACAGAACTTTCAGAGACGTTAACAGAAATTTGTAAATTGGATCCAACTTTTGACAGAGTACAGTTCTTGAGAGATTGTGAAGTAGATATTATACCAAACATTCTTGAAGCAATGGTAAGGGGGAatcttgaaatattaaaagactGGTGTCACGAAGCCCCATATAATTTAATTGCACAGCCATTGATGCAAGCAGAAAAATTAGGATATCGTTTAGACAGCAAAATTCtag ACATTAATAATGTGGATTTAATAATGGGCAAAGTAATGGAGCAAGGACCAGTTTTACTAATCAGTTTTCAGTGTCAACAGATCATGTGTGTAAGGGATGCTAAGAATAATGTTGTAGAAGGAGATCCTGAGAAAGTAATGCGCGTCAACTATGTTTGGGTATTATGTCGTGATCCTACAGAACTTAATCCAAAATCTGCATGGCGTTTACTCGATATTAGTGCTACTAGTACACAGCAATTTGTATAG